Genomic segment of Verrucomicrobium sp.:
GACGTCCTCCTCCAGGTTGGCCCCGGTGCAGGTGATCGCCCCCACCTTCCCCTGCCGGATCATTTCCGCCAGGGAAAGGCCCAGCTCCGCCGTGCTCATGGCTCCCGCCAGGGTCACCATCATCAGGCCGCCCTGGTCCAGGTGCTTCCGGTAGCCGATCGCGGCGTCCCGCAGGGCGGCGGCGTTGAAATGGCGGTAATGATGGTCGATAAAGGCGGTGATCGGGGCGGACATGAAGCCGGTTTAGGACCAATTACGCCGCTTGCCAATCCTTCGCGCGCGATTAGCGTACGGGCTAATGAAAAACTCCATCCGTCTGCTGTGCCTCGCTGCCACCCTCGTCCTGGGCCTCGGCCTGATCGGCTGCGCTTCTGACAAGTGTTGCCACAAGTCGTCCTCCTCCCTGGGCGACAAGTAAGCGGGAACGCGTTCCCGAAAAGGCGTCGATCCCTCAGGGGGTCGGCGCCTTTTCTTTTTGCTCCAGCCTTTCGATCATCGCCGCGGCCTCCGGCGGCGCGCCGAAAGGGCAGGCCGCCGCGCGGCGGTAAGCCTCGATCGCCTGCCGCGCCATCCCGCGCCGCGCGTAGTAGCGGGCCAGCGCGCCCTGGAAATAGCCGTTGTGCGGCTGGAGCCCCGCGATCCGCGCATAGCAGAGGTAGGCCTCCCCGCTCCGGCCCAGCAGCTCGTACGCCATGCCCAGGCGCAGGTAGAGGCCGTCGTCGAGCGGGTCGGCATCCAGGGCCCGCTGGTACCACTCGATCGCCTCACGGCCCAGCACGTCGCGCTCCGCCGGATCGGCGTGGAGGGAGGCCTCCGCGCGGTAAAAATCGCCCAGGCGCGCGGGGGCCTCGGAAAAGAGCGGGTCGCCCTGGGCCGCCTGCTTGAGCAGCGCCACGGCGGGACGGAAGGGGATCGAGGAGAGCCGCTCCTCCACCTGCTGCCACGGGTAGTAGCCCCGCGCCGTCCGCCACGCCCCGAAAAGAAGCCCGGCGGCCAAGAGGACCGGCACGACGACCGCCGCCGCCGCCATCAGCCGCTTGAGGAAACGGCCCCGCCGCGTCAGGGGCGGCGCGGCGTCCAGCGCCAGGGGGCGGCGGCGCAGCCCCAGCCCGGCCAGGGTAAAGAGCGTCGCGGCACAGGCGGGCAAATGCATGGCGAAGTCGAGGAAGGAATGGACGGCCATCCCCGCCCAGGCGCCCAGGCCCGCGCAGACCAGGACGCGCCGCGTCCACGGCACGCCGCCGGAAGCGCGCCGCCGCGCCAGGCCCACGGTGGCCGTCACGACGAAGCCGAGCCCCAGCGCGAAGCCGGCCGCGCCGTAGTCGCACCAGAGATTGAGGTAATCGTCGTGCGCGTAGGTGGCCAGCGTGTCGTACGTCGCGTCATGGTAGCGCGGGTGGATGTGGACGAAGGTGGCGGGCCCGCTGCCGAACCAGAAATAGTCGCCGATGATCCGCACCGCGTCCGCCGCGATCTGGATGCGGACGTAGTGGCGCGCCCCGTCGTGGTGGAGCTGGTAGTTCACCTCCGCCAGCCGGTCCTGGGCCGCGTGGGAGGCGGTCAGGGCGGCCATGCCGACGGCCAGCGCGGCGGCGAAGAAGCCGATCGGGTAGTAGGCCGGAATGCGCGCGTGGCGCAGGGCGAAGAAGGTGACGGTCAGAAGGACGAAGAGAAGCCCGACCCAGCTTCCCCGGGAAAGGGAAAGCGCGATGCCGGCCATGAAGAGCGTGGCCGCGCCCGCGCAGGCCAGCCGCAGGAGGGGCCGCTCCGGAACGAAAAGGGCCAGGGAAAGGGCGGCCGCCACGGCCATGTAGAGGAACGCGCCGTAATGGTTCGGGCAGCCGAATGTGCCGGTCAGCCGCGGGAAATAGTGGAGGGCGACCGATTCTCCCCACGGCAGGAACCCCGGATGCCAGCGCAGCCAGAAGGAGAAAAGGACGACGCCCAGCGCCGTGGCGACAAGGCCGCCCACCACCCACACCCCGTCGAACGCGCGCAGGATCCGGTAGCGGGCCACCCAGAAAATCGCCGCGTAGGAGGCCACCTGCATCACCTCCAGCCGCGCCAGGTATTCGACGGGCGCGGTGAAATAGCGGGCGATGGCGTAGAGGAGGAAGGCGGCGGCGAATCCGTCGATCCAATCGGGCGGGCGCAGCGGCGCGCGGCGCTCCTTCCACACCACGGGGACCTGAAGGAGGAGCAGGAAAGCCGCCACGACGAAGAAGGGAGCCTGGACCCAGACGCGGGCCCCGCCCATGGCCACGGCGGGCCAGGCGATGAGGAGAAAGAGAAGGAAGGCGTTGACGGCCGAGACGACGCGCGCGAGGAGCCCCCGTTCCATGAGGGGCCGATTATCCCGGGCTCCCCGCCCGGGCGCAAGAGCGGCCTTGCGGGCGACCGCGATCCGGCTACGCTTTGCCCCATGGGCGGTCGCCGCCCGGGCGGCTTGCCGTCCGGGAGGA
This window contains:
- a CDS encoding O-antigen ligase family protein, producing the protein MERGLLARVVSAVNAFLLFLLIAWPAVAMGGARVWVQAPFFVVAAFLLLLQVPVVWKERRAPLRPPDWIDGFAAAFLLYAIARYFTAPVEYLARLEVMQVASYAAIFWVARYRILRAFDGVWVVGGLVATALGVVLFSFWLRWHPGFLPWGESVALHYFPRLTGTFGCPNHYGAFLYMAVAAALSLALFVPERPLLRLACAGAATLFMAGIALSLSRGSWVGLLFVLLTVTFFALRHARIPAYYPIGFFAAALAVGMAALTASHAAQDRLAEVNYQLHHDGARHYVRIQIAADAVRIIGDYFWFGSGPATFVHIHPRYHDATYDTLATYAHDDYLNLWCDYGAAGFALGLGFVVTATVGLARRRASGGVPWTRRVLVCAGLGAWAGMAVHSFLDFAMHLPACAATLFTLAGLGLRRRPLALDAAPPLTRRGRFLKRLMAAAAVVVPVLLAAGLLFGAWRTARGYYPWQQVEERLSSIPFRPAVALLKQAAQGDPLFSEAPARLGDFYRAEASLHADPAERDVLGREAIEWYQRALDADPLDDGLYLRLGMAYELLGRSGEAYLCYARIAGLQPHNGYFQGALARYYARRGMARQAIEAYRRAAACPFGAPPEAAAMIERLEQKEKAPTP